CAGCTCGAAGGTATAACCGATCAGCAAGGGAATATTCCAGTAAGAATAAGTAATGGATGATGCATATGACGCAAGTGAATCGGTTGAAGAAATAACAGTATCACTGAAAAAAACCTGCACCGGATCTTTAAACGGCGACCAGATAGTGTAGAAATAAGTACTGTCCGTAATTACAGCTACTTCCCAGTTTTTTTGCAAGGTGAAAGATGATTGCTCTGTTGAATAGAGAAGACCGGATTTCATAAATAATCCAACATCAAAATTCAGCGAAAAGCGTACTCCTGTTGTAAATGATTTTTCCATCTGCTTGTTCCAATCAATAAGCGTGAGTGAATCGTTGGGTTGATCCGTCAATTGCTGAAAAGAAAGATCAGGAGCAAACAATGCTTCCAACGACCAATGTAAATTCCAGGAAGTCTGTGAAATTTCAATAGCTGCAGTTGAATCAATTAGCTCGTTGCTTGATTTTTCAGAAAATATTTTACTGGCGGTTCTATTATTTTCATAGAAGAGATTTTGTGCATTTAATGGGAGGGAAGCAATAAATTCAGTTTCAAAGTTTGATTGATTTGCATTAAAATTTTTATTGGAAGATTCCACCAATTGAAACGGTTGCGAAACAGTAGAAATCACCGGCAGCATTGAATCATCCTGTTGTGTTGCGCCTGCGGATTTTTCCTTTTGGGATATTTTAGAAGTGTTATAGAAAGTTCCGGAAATAGCGCTTTCTTCAGAAGAATTAACTACCAGTGGATTTTTAGTTGATTTGCGTTTTTCATCCACATTCTTTTTATTGAAAGCATCTTCATTGTTTTGATTGATTTTTTTCTCTGAGGAAGAAAAAGTTGATTGCTTGAGAGAAATTACATCTGACGATAAAGGAGGCGCTTCAGGTAACAGGACTGAATGTTTATTTTCAGAAGTGATCTCTTTTTGCCCAACATTATTTTTACCAACCGGCACAGTTCCGTTGTTTAAATAATGGCAAGTGAATGGGATCAACAGCAATAGCAGCAGCCAAAGACTACGACTTCTTTTCCGCAGATTGGCCAGCCATTTCCGTTGTTCCCTTTTTTTGATCACAGTATTAAAAAGGCCGGCAGGAACCGGTGATTCGTAAGCCGCCATTTTTTCGCTGAGCTTTTCTTCCCAGCTTTTTGATGGAGTTTTCATGCAGTAGTCACCTCCTTGTGACTTATCATTGCGCGGAGCGCTTTGCGTGCTTTAAAAAATTGTGTGCGTGAAGTTGCTTCTGTTATTTGCAGGAGCGTTGCGATTTCTTTGTGATTATATCCTTCCAAAGCAAACATGTTAAATACAGTACGATAGCCTGTCGGTAGTGCTGTTATAAAATCCAACAACTCTTGTGCTGCATAATGGTCGGTGAGCGAATGGTCTTCCGGTTCCACATCGACCTGATCGAGCGGAGAATTTTCGTATTTCACATGTGATTTACGAAGGTGAGCCAGAGAAGTATTTACAAATATTTTTCTCATCCAACCTTCAAAGGCACCTTCATTTCTGAATTCACTGATGTGATCAAATACTTTAATAAATCCTTCTTGCAAGGCATCTTCTGCATCGTGCCGATTGCCGCAATAGCGGATGCACAGCGTCATCATGCGGCCGGCGAAGAGGTTGAAAAGCTCCTGTTGGCAGTTACGGTTTTCTGAAAGACAGCCTTTAATCAGTTCATGCAATTCCACGATTACAATACTTCTCCTTTATGGCAGGATGCATTAAGATAGGTAAATGTTGCCTGAAGCGTATTTTTTTTCTAATGGGTTAACTGAGCACGCAATGTGTACAGAAATAAATACAAATGTCATTTACAATTCCCGTAAAATGATTCCAACTCCAAATGAAAGCTGGTTAACTGCGCTTCGCTGATATCATTCATGTTTTCAATGGTTTGATATTCTTCCAGCAGCTGCACAATCCTGTTGTGTTCCACCTGCGATTTTTCAGAGAGCTTCAGCACAAAATCATGATCGGTGGTTTTTGTCTGCAAGCCATATCGGCTGCGGATGAAAGTGAGAAACAATTTCATCTTTTGCAATGCCAATGCACGGTGATCATGTTGCAACAGATAAAGTCTGCCCATGGTGTGAATGAATTCGAGTGACGAATTAGTATTCTGCTCTACAACAGGAATGATCCGTTGATTGCGTTTTGCACGAAACAATAAGAACATTATTGACGTCACTAATAATACATACCAGGACCAACGCAGGCTGGTTTGTGAAAGAATATACCGCAGTGGGGTTTCAATATCACCACGATTGCCGGGATTCATCTGCGGCACTTTGCTGAATTCATCCCAATAAATATCCGATGAAGAAAGATGGGAGAAAATTTTTTGCGCATATTCTAATCCTTCATGCTCTTTTAGATAATAGTTAGTAAAACAAATAGGGTTGGAGTGTAAGTAGAACGCGCCTTTTCCATATGGAACTTTGATGAAATTCATGAGTGAGTCATTCATGGTGCCCAGCGAAATAAAATAAGGACCTCCGTTTTTGATGGAATCTGAAAAATAACGCCATTCAAATATTTCCTTTTTCCATGCGTAAATGTAGTCGTAAGTATAATCACCGGACTTTATTAATGATGGAAGCACAAAGTTGACATGAATGGTTGAATCCATTAAATAATGAAATATGTACCCATTGTAAGAAGAGGATTTGAAAATATTGGTCAGCAGGTCTTCCGGCAGGACTTCTGTAACTATGAAGGCATCATTTCCATTGTAAACAAAGTCGCGGAGCTGAACCCTATCGGTATCAGAAAAGTATAATTCAGCGCCTATAAAAACATAACTGCTTTTTTCAGCAGAAGATAAAGGCAACGATTCAACCAGTGGTTTATTGATCGATGTAAATTGCTTACCAGGAAAATAGTCTGTAAGCAATTTTGAAATCACGCTTACATCGTACGGCTGATTTTCCTTTTCACGAAACATCGCATACCAGTTTACCTGATTATTACCGCGGAACTGATAGAGCA
The genomic region above belongs to Chitinophagaceae bacterium and contains:
- a CDS encoding sigma-70 family RNA polymerase sigma factor → MELHELIKGCLSENRNCQQELFNLFAGRMMTLCIRYCGNRHDAEDALQEGFIKVFDHISEFRNEGAFEGWMRKIFVNTSLAHLRKSHVKYENSPLDQVDVEPEDHSLTDHYAAQELLDFITALPTGYRTVFNMFALEGYNHKEIATLLQITEATSRTQFFKARKALRAMISHKEVTTA